A single Mytilus trossulus isolate FHL-02 chromosome 12, PNRI_Mtr1.1.1.hap1, whole genome shotgun sequence DNA region contains:
- the LOC134693123 gene encoding long-chain fatty acid transport protein 2-like, with the protein MSGKPLIAVGGAAGVSLIAWRTMLPWIKYDWQTMKAGKKVAKRFIDDINNKRTIIDNFEATVKKCPKKTFVILDDRCFSYEYVNEQACRVANIVIHWNLKKEDSVSIFVHNSVEYIWTFLGLQKLGVITTLLNINIRGDPLVNAIQVTDTKAIIVGQGDDLYGAINEIRGKLDVPVYFMGDCSDDVQSWDMLMMKSSPADISPTIRSHINIFTSCCYIFTSGTTGLPKAALISHGKALAYPKIVWAIDLKPEDVMYDVLPFYHATGLVGWLAASEIGCTVVIRKKFSAHQFWEDCRKYKVTVVQYIGELLRYLIALPEDPLDGNHNVKYFIGNGLRQDIWIPIQKRFKIPYIMEFFGASEGTALMYNMCNKPGAVGRISPLMNRLDPAPKFLLKYDLATATPIRNKSGRCIEVRIGEPGLLICGIPPTYKLENGLYKGNMEMTEKKIVRNVFKEGDVYFNFGDSLYMDKDYFVYFHDRVGDTFRWKGENVSTTEVANIITALSFIIDANVYGVKVPGHDGRAGMASLVLKGNEKLTSEKLKAIYHHCEQKLPKYSRPIVLRHEKEMRTTGTFKQHKVVLMEEGFDPKVVSDPMFYLSTEAKTYVSLNQTSHLNFLQSKL; encoded by the exons ATGTCAGGTAAACCATTGATAGCTGTTGGTGGGGCAGCAGGGGTGTCTCTAATTGCATGGCGAACCATGTTACCGTGGATAAAATATGATTGGCAGACAATGAAGGCAGGAAAGAAAGTAGCAAAAAGATTTATCGACGATATCAATAACAAACGTacaattattgataattttgagGCTACGGTAAAGAAATGCCCGAAAaaaacttttgtgattttagatGACAGATGTTTTTCATACGAGTATGTCAACGAACAGGCATGCAGAGTGGCTAATATAGTCATACATTGGAACTTGAAAAAGGAAGATTCTGTATCAATCTTTGTACATAACAGTGTAGAATACATTTGGACATTTTTGG GTTTACAGAAACTTGGTGTAATCACAACgttattaaatataaacatcCGTGGTGACCCATTGGTTAATGCAATACAGGTGACAGACACAAAAGCCATCATTGTTGGTCAAG GTGATGATCTATACGGTGCAATAAATGAGATAAGAGGAAAACTTGATGTACCAGTTTATTTTATGGGAGACTGTTCTGATGATGTGCAATCCTGGGACATGCTTATGATGAAATCATCACCAGCAGATATAAGTCCAACCATTAGAAGCCATATTAATATATTCACCTCTTGTTGCTATATATTTACTTCCGGTACAACAG GTTTACCAAAGGCGGCATTAATATCACATGGAAAAGCGCTAGCTTACCCTAAGATAGTGTGGGCAATAGACCTTAAACCAGAAGATGTAATGTACGACGTGTTACCATTTTATCATGCAACTGGTCTCGTTGGATGGCTAGCTGCTAGTGAAAtag GCTGCACTGTTGTCATACGTAAGAAATTCTCTGCGCACCAATTTTGGGAGGACTGTagaaaatataaagttacaGTTGTGCAATATATCGGCGAATTGCTGAGATATCTTATAGCACTACCTGAG GACCCTTTGGATGGAAATCATAATGTAAAGTATTTCATTGGCAATGGACTGCGACAAGATATTTGGATCCCAATCCAAAAGAGATTTAAAATACCGTACATCATGGAATTCTTTGGTGCGAGTGAAGGAACCGCTTTGATGTACAATATGTGTAATAAACCAGGAGCTGTTGGAAGGATATCACCTTTGATG AACAGATTAGATCCTGCACCAAAGTTTCTGTTGAAGTATGACTTGGCTACGGCAACACCAATACGTAATAAATCAGGACGCTGTATTGAGGTTAGAATag gAGAACCTGGGTTACTAATTTGTGGAATTCCTCCAACATATAAACTTGAAAACGGTTTGTACAAAGGTAACATGGAGATGACTGAGAAAAAGATTGTACGTAACGTCTTCAAAGAAGGGGATGTTTACTTCAACTTTGGTGACTCTTTGTATATGGATAAAGATTACTTCGTTTATTTTCATGATCGAGTTGGAGACACattcag ATGGAAAGGTGAAAATGTGTCAACTACAGAGGTTGCAAACATCATTACAGCCTTGTCTTTCATCATAGATGCTAATGTGTATGGTGTCAAAGTACCAG GTCATGACGGAAGAGCAGGAATGGCCTCTCTGGTTTTGAAAGGGAACGAAAAACTGACCAGTGAAAAGTTGAAGGCAATCTACCATCACTGTGAGCAGAAATTGCCAAAATATTCCAGACCAATAGTACTACGTCACGAAAAGGAAATGCGGACAACAGGAACATTCAAACAACATAAAGTTGTCTTAATGGAAGAAGGATTTGATCCAAAAGTTGTCTCTGATCCAATGTTCTATTTATCAACAGAAGCAAAAACATATGTTTCCCTTAACCAAACGAGCCATCTTAATTTCTTACagtcaaaactttaa